The Streptomyces sp. HSG2 genome has a segment encoding these proteins:
- a CDS encoding anti-sigma factor — MTWTPEQVDHPDIVELSELAEGNVPPSRARELERHVEGCASCDEARTSLEGVRRLLGGATDPPKMPDDVRIRIDAALAAAAEDHGLPAVSRETPLPPPRGRSPRPMPGPGRRPGGHRRRKTVVGIVCAATVLGVGSLLVTGDDVSPPLEARNSVSPRDTFTESQLGEQVARLVGDAQRAGGSRLPSGIGVQSETSSEQQVFVQPTLPECVLRAIRPGASVLAAEEGVYRGESALLVVVSEAEDAGHVVASIVEAGCPEGSASSVADVLLTRSLPRP, encoded by the coding sequence GTGACATGGACGCCAGAGCAGGTCGATCATCCGGACATCGTCGAGCTGTCCGAACTCGCCGAAGGCAACGTGCCCCCTTCCCGGGCGAGGGAACTGGAGCGCCACGTGGAGGGGTGCGCGTCGTGCGACGAGGCACGCACGTCCTTGGAGGGAGTCCGCCGACTCCTGGGCGGTGCGACCGATCCTCCCAAGATGCCTGACGACGTCCGCATCCGGATCGACGCCGCCCTCGCCGCCGCCGCAGAAGACCATGGTCTGCCCGCCGTTTCACGTGAAACACCACTGCCACCGCCCCGTGGCAGGTCTCCGCGCCCCATGCCTGGCCCCGGGCGCAGGCCGGGCGGGCACCGCCGAAGGAAGACCGTCGTGGGAATCGTGTGTGCGGCCACGGTGCTGGGTGTCGGCTCCCTGCTCGTCACCGGGGACGACGTCTCGCCTCCGCTCGAGGCAAGGAACAGCGTCTCCCCAAGAGACACCTTCACGGAATCTCAGCTCGGTGAACAGGTCGCACGGCTCGTCGGGGACGCCCAGAGGGCGGGTGGGTCTCGCCTTCCCAGTGGGATCGGGGTCCAGTCCGAGACCTCCTCAGAGCAGCAGGTCTTCGTCCAGCCGACTCTCCCGGAGTGCGTCCTGCGCGCCATCCGCCCCGGTGCCTCCGTGCTGGCGGCGGAGGAGGGCGTGTATCGGGGTGAGTCCGCCTTGCTCGTCGTGGTCTCGGAGGCCGAGGACGCCGGTCATGTCGTCGCGAGTATCGTCGAGGCCGGCTGCCCG
- the sigM gene encoding RNA polymerase sigma factor SigM — protein MDRCDESAADRELLARHVSGDTTAFGELVRRHRDRLWAVALRTLGDREEASDAVQDALLSAYRAAHTYRGQAAVTTWLHRITVNACLDRVRKAASRKTAPVDDTERLESVLEPSESAAAPAERHDLQRQLRAALATLAPDQRAALVLVDMQGYPVAEAARILDVPIGTVKSRCARGRAKLLPLLTHLRAEPDPDPHDVHRPRTADTGEASRPDAQRNRAQSTSVPRARGPRRAAPGETDPTDSAVVKGGGGRT, from the coding sequence GTGGACCGGTGCGACGAGAGCGCGGCCGACAGGGAGCTCTTGGCCCGACATGTCTCCGGCGATACGACAGCCTTCGGGGAACTGGTCCGGCGCCACCGGGACCGGTTGTGGGCGGTCGCCTTGAGGACGTTGGGAGATCGTGAAGAGGCGTCCGACGCGGTCCAGGACGCTCTTCTCTCGGCCTACCGCGCGGCCCACACCTACCGCGGTCAAGCCGCTGTCACCACGTGGCTGCATCGCATCACGGTGAATGCCTGCCTCGATCGCGTCCGAAAGGCCGCGTCGAGGAAGACCGCACCGGTCGACGACACGGAGCGACTCGAGAGCGTTTTGGAACCATCCGAGTCGGCTGCGGCCCCAGCCGAGCGGCACGACCTGCAGCGTCAGCTCCGCGCCGCCTTGGCAACCCTGGCACCCGACCAACGCGCCGCGTTGGTCCTGGTGGACATGCAGGGGTACCCCGTGGCGGAAGCGGCTCGCATTCTCGACGTCCCGATCGGTACGGTCAAGAGCAGATGCGCCCGTGGCAGGGCCAAGTTGCTCCCGCTGCTCACCCACCTCCGCGCCGAGCCGGACCCCGACCCCCACGACGTTCACCGTCCCAGGACGGCCGACACGGGCGAGGCCTCCAGGCCCGATGCCCAGCGGAACCGGGCGCAGTCGACATCCGTCCCACGTGCGCGAGGGCCACGTCGCGCGGCTCCAGGCGAAACGGATCCGACCGATTCAGCTGTCGTGAAGGGTGGTGGTGGGCGAACGTGA